One Sulfoacidibacillus ferrooxidans genomic window, CATCTAGATATTCAACGATAAAGAGATCCGTTGTTGTAGCGAGTCCATAAGTCGTTCCAGACTCAATCGTTGTACGATCTATTAGGTAAGACTTGGCTAAAAAATAACGCTGTTCATATACTTGATATTCATTAGTGACTCCATCCTTGAGCGCTGCGGTTGCTTTTCTTTGACATGAAGACATTTCTTCTAGTAATTGGTCCTT contains:
- a CDS encoding DUF1811 family protein; the encoded protein is MPSQLLSDMSKDQLLEEMSSCQRKATAALKDGVTNEYQVYEQRYFLAKSYLIDRTTIESGTTYGLATTTDLFIVEYLDGIMAYGTILGAKEKRAFPIGRLVPLDFTRDSS